GCTGCTGACCTCGCCGATTTCCATCTACACCTATATCAATGGACTGAGTTGGGCAGGAGGCGAGAAACTCTGCAAGTTCAACGGTTTCATTATGGGCTGCTTCGGACTGTCCACGCCTTGCATAGTTTGCGCAATGGCCGTGGAAAGATTTCTGGCTGTCAAGTGTCCTTTCTTCTACTCCAAGTACTGTACTCGTTCCATGGCTCGCAGAACTATCGTTCTCTTGTGGGGAATTGTGCTCATGGTAAGCATCATGCCGCTCATGGGTTTCGGACGTTATTCCTTGCAGTATCCTGGCACTTGGTGTTTTCTAGACTTCCATACCACGGACCCAGTCCTCAGTTCCTACGGCTATCTCTACGCGGGGCTAAACCTAGTGATTATTGTGATTATGACAGGCTGTAATGTATTTGTAGGAGCCACCCTCTTGAAGGTACGCTTTATGAAACGTTATCCTCTGTCCTACAACTGTGATCATTGTCAACTGTCCACTGAAGGGTACGAGGTTTGCAGCAGCCCTTTGCCACTGAAGAGGAAACAACAACATGCTGTCCAAATGCAAATGATATGGTTGATGTGCGCCATAACTACAGTGTTTGCTGTGTGTTGGGCCCCTCTTATGGTAAGTTATACCACACGCCACGCATATGCACTGATATGAATAGAACCTCAGTCAAAGGCCTTTCTCCTCGAAGGCAAGCTTGAACCAATACAGAAATGATATTCTTTACAAAAGCTAAAAAATAGTGTAGTCTGTTTCCCCACAAGATCTGA
Above is a window of Liolophura sinensis isolate JHLJ2023 chromosome 7, CUHK_Ljap_v2, whole genome shotgun sequence DNA encoding:
- the LOC135471357 gene encoding prostaglandin E2 receptor EP4 subtype-like, giving the protein MDAVPATIGQLAWSVTHHIGNMSSNRLVIAHNYSWNSTGISGVPRKGATIVSPVVMFLTGLIGNTLALIVLYRTKTEIRRTMFYTLVAGLAWTDITGQLLTSPISIYTYINGLSWAGGEKLCKFNGFIMGCFGLSTPCIVCAMAVERFLAVKCPFFYSKYCTRSMARRTIVLLWGIVLMVSIMPLMGFGRYSLQYPGTWCFLDFHTTDPVLSSYGYLYAGLNLVIIVIMTGCNVFVGATLLKVRFMKRYPLSYNCDHCQLSTEGYEVCSSPLPLKRKQQHAVQMQMIWLMCAITTVFAVCWAPLMIQIVHTLATGEFDYMADLLGVRLASINQILDPWLYILVRRSFIRKVVRRFKTTLCAELREHGKPKPSNPKTAFVSTSQ